The proteins below come from a single Asanoa ferruginea genomic window:
- a CDS encoding MFS transporter has protein sequence MATPTTAPGSNKYTALAAMVFAVAMTFIDQTIVSIAVPDISGELGISASAIQWVINGYLLSLSAFFAFGGRLADILGHRRMVLIGVTIFAVSSALCGATPKGDGAEAWLIIFRVIQGFGAALLFPAALAIVVAAFPLQQRGRALAIFFGISGGLTAIGPILGGWLTQYTWRAIFWVNVPVAIIAVVLTLLARVNPSHRREKLDWRGACLIVAGMALSVLGLQQASTWGWDSWRTWLSIVAGIVILVIFVLVELRTEVPLIKVRIFKDRAFTIDNAVLFFGLMAFVPLFFFASVYSQLSLGLSANGAGLYLLIFFGGFVVAAQIGGRMLDSGGARSPLILGCAIGTIGFALWARSLTTLQEDNQWYWIVLSGAGIGFFLGPASTDAVNRAINASYGEVTGITQTLRNYGSSLSLAILGTVLLQVGRSKFTDSLTGLGVPPADASAAANSLMSSTGGGATAANAVPPSIREAAFAAIQRDYAEASRVVFYGMAIALFVALCFALFHPGGKVTVENSEPAGPARKSEPTGPVEKSGPVEKSGPVEKSGPVEKSGPVDPPVAPA, from the coding sequence ATGGCCACCCCCACCACGGCGCCCGGGTCCAACAAATACACCGCGCTCGCAGCAATGGTGTTCGCCGTCGCGATGACGTTCATCGACCAGACGATCGTGTCGATCGCCGTGCCGGACATCTCCGGCGAGCTGGGCATCTCGGCCTCGGCCATCCAGTGGGTGATCAACGGGTACCTGCTGTCACTGTCGGCCTTCTTCGCCTTCGGCGGCCGGCTGGCCGACATCCTCGGCCACCGCCGGATGGTGCTGATCGGCGTCACGATCTTCGCGGTCTCGTCGGCCCTGTGCGGCGCGACCCCGAAAGGCGACGGCGCCGAGGCCTGGCTGATCATCTTCCGGGTCATCCAGGGCTTCGGCGCGGCGCTGCTCTTCCCCGCCGCACTGGCCATCGTGGTGGCGGCCTTCCCGCTCCAGCAACGCGGCCGGGCGCTGGCGATCTTCTTCGGCATCAGCGGCGGCCTGACCGCGATCGGCCCGATCCTGGGCGGGTGGCTCACCCAGTACACGTGGCGGGCGATCTTCTGGGTGAACGTACCCGTGGCGATCATCGCAGTTGTCCTGACCTTGCTCGCCCGGGTGAACCCGTCGCACCGTCGCGAAAAGCTCGACTGGCGCGGTGCGTGCCTGATCGTCGCGGGCATGGCGCTGAGCGTGCTGGGCCTGCAACAGGCCAGCACGTGGGGTTGGGACAGTTGGCGCACCTGGCTGTCCATTGTCGCGGGCATCGTGATCCTGGTGATCTTCGTGCTGGTCGAGCTGCGCACCGAGGTCCCGCTGATCAAGGTCCGGATCTTCAAGGACCGCGCGTTCACCATCGACAACGCGGTCCTGTTCTTCGGCCTGATGGCCTTCGTACCCCTGTTCTTCTTCGCCAGCGTCTACTCGCAGCTCTCGCTGGGCCTGTCCGCGAACGGCGCGGGCCTCTACCTGTTGATCTTCTTCGGCGGATTCGTGGTGGCCGCGCAGATCGGCGGCCGGATGCTCGACAGCGGCGGCGCCCGAAGCCCGCTGATCCTGGGCTGTGCGATCGGCACGATCGGCTTCGCCTTGTGGGCCCGCAGCCTGACCACACTCCAGGAAGACAACCAGTGGTATTGGATCGTGCTCTCCGGCGCCGGCATCGGCTTCTTCCTCGGGCCGGCGAGCACGGACGCGGTCAACCGCGCGATCAACGCGTCGTACGGCGAGGTCACCGGCATCACCCAGACGCTGCGCAACTACGGCTCGAGCCTGAGCCTGGCCATCCTCGGCACGGTCCTGCTCCAGGTCGGCCGTTCGAAATTCACGGACTCGCTGACCGGTCTGGGTGTGCCGCCGGCTGATGCCTCGGCGGCCGCGAACTCGCTGATGTCGTCGACCGGCGGCGGCGCGACGGCCGCCAACGCCGTGCCACCGTCGATCCGCGAGGCGGCGTTCGCGGCGATCCAACGGGACTACGCCGAAGCGAGCCGGGTCGTTTTCTACGGGATGGCGATCGCCTTGTTCGTGGCGCTGTGTTTCGCGCTGTTCCACCCCGGCGGCAAAGTGACGGTCGAGAACTCCGAGCCGGCCGGGCCGGCCCGAAAGTCCGAGCCGACCGGCCCGGTCGAGAAGTCCGGGCCGGTCGAGAAGTCCGGGCCGGTCGAGAAGTCCGGGCCGGTCGAGAAGTCCGGGCCGGTCGATCCGCCGGTCGCGCCGGCGTAG
- a CDS encoding SAM-dependent methyltransferase, which produces MDRIRWSVDRVDPAPGERILEIGCGGGTAVELVCARLGSAGSVTAIDRSLTAVKKTLARNASCVAAGRATVFQAAFTFEGLARLADHSFDKVFSNNVNLFWTSPAEEELALLRRLLVPGGTMFACWGRGPTAGRSDQIAARAAARFTSAGFRTEVTSFEGMQCVAATPIPTP; this is translated from the coding sequence ATGGATCGGATCCGGTGGTCCGTTGATCGGGTCGATCCGGCGCCCGGTGAGCGCATTTTGGAGATCGGCTGCGGGGGCGGCACGGCGGTGGAGCTGGTCTGTGCCCGGCTCGGCAGCGCCGGATCCGTGACCGCGATCGACCGGTCGCTGACGGCGGTGAAGAAGACGCTGGCCCGCAACGCTTCGTGTGTCGCCGCCGGGCGGGCCACGGTGTTTCAGGCCGCGTTCACGTTCGAAGGGCTGGCGCGGTTGGCCGACCACTCGTTCGACAAGGTGTTCTCCAACAACGTGAACCTGTTCTGGACCAGCCCGGCCGAGGAGGAACTCGCGCTGCTGCGCCGGCTGCTGGTGCCGGGCGGCACGATGTTCGCCTGCTGGGGGCGGGGCCCGACGGCCGGGCGCTCCGACCAGATCGCCGCGCGGGCGGCGGCCCGCTTCACGAGCGCCGGCTTCCGCACCGAGGTGACCTCTTTCGAGGGAATGCAGTGCGTAGCCGCCACACCGATTCCGACACCCTGA
- a CDS encoding SpoIIE family protein phosphatase, whose amino-acid sequence MLSVSGEVVAGQVEHIRHVRLPADRRTPAAARALVRAVLAEAGLDDLSNEALLLTTELSTNAVVHAGTELDIEVAADGVGLTVTVTDFAGGPIETVLARPRPDTSDLSEISEISERGRGLLLVDHFAARWGTIHEGARKGVWFRLDRPAAAAPPAQAVVPRQLATGSALGSGAVLGSGSGLGGGSALGSGSVFGGAPAVPGPTPTATEMAALSQTAPDPYADDPLPDFAADLLARVAEMVGAAGGVVRLDRGDGSGPRSLARYGRPPRPDDELVRVPLAVNRPYNGELELDAAPSAYARPLAALVAERLSLYVENDRLRRADLRRQSWLTFLAEASELLAQSLDVHLTMALIPQLVVPRLGQWCAVHTTDEWGRLDLAAASHADESVLPRLHAVLAETGPDSMLARLREASRTESQVMLGPPMEGFAVPLVARGQRLGTLAVGRHQRQRHDPDEVAVIEDVARRAGLAIENARIHEERRKVAHTLQQSLLPPVLPVVKGIGFAAEYVPTGDAAEVGGDFYDVVPLPDDRWLVVVGDVSGKGVPAAAVTGLVRDVIRVLVHDGRPLPEALQRLNETLVERGAGRYCTLALAAVGPAASGEGDLAVSLHLAGHDRPVAVRADGRATFVGTGGTALGLLDEVATPVAELTLRPGDALVFYTDGVTERRRGRDLFGPERLRDAAAPLAGYSADVVAGRLKTTVLGFSADAPRDDIAILVLRNDFVPG is encoded by the coding sequence ATGCTAAGCGTGTCAGGGGAGGTCGTCGCGGGCCAGGTCGAGCACATCCGTCATGTGCGGCTGCCCGCCGACCGGCGTACGCCGGCAGCGGCGCGGGCGCTGGTGCGGGCCGTGCTGGCCGAGGCCGGCCTCGACGATCTCAGCAACGAGGCACTTCTGCTGACCACGGAGCTGTCCACCAACGCGGTGGTGCACGCGGGCACCGAGCTCGACATCGAGGTCGCCGCCGACGGAGTGGGCCTGACCGTGACGGTCACGGACTTCGCGGGCGGACCCATCGAGACGGTGCTGGCCCGACCCCGCCCAGACACTTCTGACCTTTCCGAAATTTCTGAAATTTCGGAAAGAGGGCGTGGGCTCCTCCTCGTCGATCATTTCGCGGCCCGGTGGGGAACGATCCACGAGGGCGCCCGCAAGGGTGTCTGGTTCCGGCTCGACCGGCCGGCCGCGGCTGCGCCGCCGGCCCAGGCCGTGGTGCCCCGGCAGCTCGCCACCGGCTCCGCGCTCGGCAGCGGCGCCGTGCTCGGCAGCGGCTCGGGGCTCGGCGGCGGCTCCGCGCTCGGCAGCGGCTCCGTGTTCGGCGGCGCGCCGGCTGTGCCCGGCCCGACGCCGACCGCCACCGAGATGGCCGCCCTCAGCCAGACCGCGCCGGACCCTTACGCCGACGACCCGCTCCCCGACTTCGCCGCCGACCTGCTGGCCCGGGTGGCCGAGATGGTCGGCGCGGCCGGCGGCGTGGTCCGGCTCGACCGCGGCGACGGCAGCGGCCCGCGGTCGCTGGCCCGCTACGGCCGGCCGCCGCGCCCCGACGACGAGCTGGTCCGGGTGCCGCTGGCGGTCAACCGGCCCTACAACGGCGAGCTCGAGTTGGACGCCGCGCCGTCGGCCTACGCCCGGCCGCTCGCCGCGCTGGTGGCCGAGCGGCTCTCCCTCTACGTCGAGAACGACCGCCTGCGCCGGGCCGACCTGCGCCGGCAGAGCTGGCTGACGTTCCTCGCCGAGGCGAGCGAGTTGTTGGCGCAGTCGCTCGACGTACACCTGACGATGGCTCTCATCCCTCAGCTCGTGGTGCCGCGGCTCGGTCAGTGGTGCGCGGTGCACACGACCGACGAGTGGGGCCGGCTCGACCTGGCCGCGGCCAGCCACGCCGACGAGTCGGTGCTGCCGCGTCTGCACGCGGTGCTCGCGGAGACCGGCCCCGATTCGATGCTGGCGCGGCTGCGCGAGGCGTCGCGGACCGAGTCGCAGGTGATGCTCGGGCCGCCGATGGAGGGCTTCGCGGTGCCGCTGGTGGCGCGCGGGCAGCGGCTCGGCACCCTCGCCGTCGGCCGGCACCAGCGACAGCGGCACGACCCCGACGAGGTCGCGGTGATCGAAGACGTGGCCCGCCGCGCCGGCCTCGCGATCGAGAACGCGCGGATCCACGAGGAGCGCCGCAAGGTCGCCCACACGCTGCAACAGTCGCTGCTGCCGCCGGTGCTGCCGGTGGTCAAGGGCATCGGCTTCGCGGCCGAATACGTGCCGACGGGCGACGCCGCCGAGGTTGGTGGCGACTTCTACGACGTGGTGCCGCTGCCCGACGACCGCTGGCTGGTGGTCGTCGGCGACGTGTCCGGCAAGGGCGTGCCTGCGGCCGCGGTGACCGGCCTGGTCCGCGACGTGATCCGGGTGCTGGTGCACGACGGCCGGCCGCTGCCCGAGGCGCTGCAACGGCTCAACGAGACGCTGGTCGAGCGCGGCGCCGGCCGCTATTGCACGCTGGCCCTGGCCGCGGTCGGCCCGGCCGCCTCCGGTGAAGGCGACCTCGCGGTCTCCCTGCACCTGGCCGGGCACGACCGGCCGGTCGCGGTCCGCGCCGACGGACGAGCAACTTTCGTGGGTACGGGCGGCACCGCGCTCGGCCTCCTCGACGAGGTCGCGACGCCGGTGGCCGAGCTGACCCTGCGCCCCGGCGACGCGCTGGTGTTCTACACCGACGGCGTCACCGAGCGGCGGCGCGGGCGCGACCTGTTCGGCCCGGAGCGGTTGCGCGACGCCGCCGCGCCGCTGGCCGGCTATTCCGCCGACGTGGTCGCGGGCCGGCTGAAGACCACGGTGCTCGGCTTCTCCGCCGACGCGCCGCGCGACGACATCGCGATCCTCGTGCTGCGCAACGACTTCGTGCCGGGGTAA
- a CDS encoding HAMP domain-containing protein, translated as MTTAKTITAADQSAADESNQRRELADSQRQLAELSEALRRVARGDLKVRLPRRAGQAGEVADAFNDVVAMQERQHLDVRRIARIVGRDGRLTERLDEEGYDGSWAESQRAINSLIDDLGRPTTEIARVIVAVADGDLSQHMALEMDGRPLRGEFLRIGRTVNTMVDQLSSFSNEVTRVAREVGTEGELGGQADVRGVAGTWKDLTDSVNTMASNLTHQVRSISAVATAVARGDLSQKITVSARGEVAALADTMNALTDTLRLFAEQVTRVAREVGTEGKLGGQAAVPNVAGTWKDLTDSVNSMASNLTAQVRNIAQVSTAVANGDLSQKITVAAQGEILELKDTVNTMVDQLSSFADEVTRVAREVGTEGKLGGQAQVRGVSGTWRDLTENVNQLAGNLTSQVRNISQVSTAVAKGDLSQKITVDARGEILELKNTVNTMVDQLSSFADEVTRVAREVGTEGKLGGQAQVKGVSGTWRDLTDNVNSMASNLTSQVRNIASVTTAVAKGDLGQKITVDARGEILELKSTVNTMVDQLSSFADEVTRVAREVGTEGKLGGQAQVRGIAGTWRDLTDNVNFMASNLTSQVRNIAQVSTAVARGDLSQKITVDAQGEILELKSTVNTMVDQLSSFADEVTRVAREVGIEGQLGGQAQVKGVSGTWRDLTDNVNSMASNLTSQVRNIASVTTAVARGDLGQKITVDAQGEILELKNTVNTMVDQLSSFADEVTRVGREVGIEGKLGGQAQVKGVSGTWRDLTDNVNQLASTLTTQLRAIAEVSTSVTRGDLTQRITVEAQGEVADLKDNINQMIVTLRETTKKNAEQGWLDSNVARIGGLLQGQRDLGEVCRMIMTEVTPLVDAQLGAFFLADTDEGVVRLRLTASYGYVARDHHVVFGPGEGLVGQAALSRRPIRVGAEPTGTLTLRSGMLDAKPRDLVVLPVLFEGEVLGVIEFACIDAFSDLHLTFLERLVATIGIALNTIQANRRTEELLAQSQRLAHELQEQSAELQRTNNELEEKAKLLSDQNINIETKNREIELARIGLEEKARQLSAASAYKTEFLANMSHELRTPLNSLLLLARLLADNPEENLTAKQIEFARTIHSAGSDLLSLIDDILDLSKIEVGRMDVAPTELAFDEIRGYVEQAFAPQAEDKGLRFEVMVAPDLPEMLITDAQRLQQILRNLLSNAVKFTDSGEVTLRIQTAEPSPDLDSPALQAAHRVFAFSVIDTGIGVPDDKLSLIFEAFQQADGTTSRRYGGTGLGLSISRDLARLLGGTITVVSEPEVGSTFTLLVPDVLAPDAVVAPMPAPVPPRAITQPLLRPSTDQVRQPSAASRALDGATVLIIDDDVRNVFALTSALELHGMSVLYADNGGDGVRALAEHPEVDIVLMDAMMPDQDGYETTRVIRRNHHNVGLPVVFLTAKAMPGDRESAIAAGATDYITKPVDLDELINLMASWVHGTAGQPTQEGGAV; from the coding sequence ATGACCACGGCGAAAACGATCACCGCCGCGGACCAGTCCGCCGCTGACGAGTCCAATCAGCGTCGGGAGTTGGCCGATTCACAGCGACAGCTCGCGGAGCTCTCCGAGGCCCTGCGCCGGGTCGCCCGGGGCGACCTCAAGGTGCGCCTGCCCCGCCGGGCGGGCCAGGCCGGCGAGGTGGCCGACGCGTTCAACGACGTCGTCGCCATGCAGGAGCGGCAACATCTCGACGTGCGGCGGATCGCCCGGATCGTCGGCCGCGACGGCCGGCTGACCGAGCGGCTCGACGAAGAGGGCTACGACGGGTCGTGGGCGGAGAGCCAGCGGGCGATCAACTCGCTGATCGACGACCTGGGCCGGCCGACCACCGAGATCGCCCGGGTCATCGTCGCCGTCGCCGACGGCGACCTCTCGCAGCACATGGCCCTGGAGATGGACGGCCGCCCGCTGCGCGGTGAGTTCCTGCGCATCGGCCGCACCGTCAACACCATGGTTGACCAGCTCTCCAGCTTCTCCAACGAGGTCACCCGGGTGGCCCGTGAGGTGGGCACCGAGGGTGAGCTGGGCGGCCAGGCCGACGTGCGCGGCGTCGCCGGCACCTGGAAAGACCTCACCGACTCGGTCAACACGATGGCGTCCAACCTGACCCACCAGGTGCGGTCGATCTCCGCGGTGGCGACCGCCGTGGCCCGGGGCGACCTCAGCCAGAAGATCACCGTGAGCGCCCGGGGCGAGGTGGCCGCGCTCGCCGACACGATGAACGCCCTCACCGACACCCTGCGGCTGTTCGCCGAGCAGGTCACCCGGGTGGCCCGCGAGGTGGGCACCGAGGGCAAGCTGGGCGGCCAGGCGGCGGTGCCCAACGTGGCCGGCACCTGGAAAGACCTCACCGACTCGGTCAACTCCATGGCGAGCAACCTGACCGCCCAGGTCCGCAACATCGCCCAGGTGAGCACCGCCGTCGCCAACGGTGACCTCTCCCAGAAGATCACCGTGGCCGCGCAGGGCGAGATCCTCGAGCTGAAGGACACCGTCAACACGATGGTCGACCAGCTGTCGAGCTTCGCCGACGAGGTCACCCGTGTTGCCCGCGAGGTGGGCACCGAGGGCAAGCTCGGCGGTCAGGCCCAGGTCCGCGGCGTCTCCGGCACCTGGCGCGACCTGACCGAAAACGTCAACCAGCTCGCCGGCAACCTGACCAGCCAGGTCCGCAACATCTCGCAGGTGTCCACCGCCGTCGCCAAGGGCGACCTGAGCCAGAAGATCACGGTCGACGCCCGCGGCGAGATCCTGGAGCTGAAGAACACCGTCAACACGATGGTCGACCAGCTCAGCAGCTTCGCCGACGAGGTGACCCGGGTTGCCCGCGAGGTGGGCACCGAAGGCAAGCTCGGCGGTCAGGCCCAGGTGAAGGGCGTCTCCGGCACCTGGCGTGACCTGACCGACAACGTCAACTCGATGGCGTCCAACCTGACCAGCCAGGTCCGCAACATCGCCAGCGTCACCACCGCCGTCGCGAAGGGCGACCTCGGCCAGAAGATCACGGTCGACGCCCGCGGCGAGATCCTCGAGCTCAAGTCGACGGTCAACACGATGGTCGATCAGCTCAGCAGCTTCGCCGACGAGGTCACCCGCGTCGCCCGCGAGGTCGGCACCGAAGGAAAGCTCGGCGGCCAGGCCCAGGTCCGTGGCATCGCCGGCACCTGGCGTGACCTGACCGACAACGTCAACTTCATGGCGTCCAACCTGACCAGCCAGGTCCGCAACATCGCCCAGGTCTCCACGGCCGTGGCCCGGGGCGATCTGAGCCAGAAGATCACCGTCGACGCCCAGGGCGAGATCCTCGAGCTCAAGAGCACGGTCAACACGATGGTCGACCAGCTCAGCAGCTTCGCCGACGAGGTCACCCGAGTGGCCCGCGAGGTCGGCATCGAGGGTCAACTCGGCGGTCAGGCCCAGGTCAAGGGCGTGTCTGGCACCTGGCGTGACCTGACCGACAACGTCAACTCGATGGCGTCCAACCTGACCAGCCAGGTCCGCAACATCGCCTCCGTCACCACGGCGGTGGCGCGCGGTGACCTCGGTCAGAAGATCACGGTTGACGCGCAGGGCGAGATCCTGGAGCTGAAGAACACCGTCAACACGATGGTCGACCAGCTCAGCAGCTTCGCCGACGAGGTCACCCGGGTCGGCCGGGAGGTCGGCATCGAGGGCAAGCTCGGCGGCCAGGCCCAGGTCAAGGGGGTCAGCGGCACCTGGCGTGACCTGACCGACAACGTCAACCAACTCGCGTCGACGCTGACCACCCAGCTCCGGGCGATCGCGGAAGTGTCCACGTCGGTGACCCGGGGCGACCTGACCCAGCGGATCACGGTCGAGGCCCAAGGCGAGGTCGCCGACCTCAAGGACAACATCAACCAGATGATCGTCACCCTGCGCGAGACCACGAAGAAGAACGCCGAGCAGGGCTGGCTCGACTCCAACGTGGCCCGGATCGGCGGCCTGTTGCAGGGCCAGCGCGACCTCGGCGAGGTCTGCCGCATGATCATGACGGAGGTCACCCCGCTGGTCGACGCCCAGCTCGGTGCGTTCTTCCTGGCCGACACCGATGAGGGCGTGGTCCGGCTGCGGCTGACCGCCTCCTACGGCTACGTCGCCCGCGACCACCACGTGGTGTTCGGCCCCGGTGAGGGACTGGTCGGCCAGGCCGCCCTGTCGCGCCGGCCGATCAGGGTCGGCGCCGAGCCCACCGGCACGCTCACGTTGCGCTCCGGGATGCTCGACGCCAAGCCGCGCGACCTGGTCGTGCTGCCGGTGCTGTTCGAGGGCGAGGTGCTCGGCGTCATCGAGTTCGCCTGCATCGACGCGTTCTCCGACCTGCACCTGACGTTCCTGGAGCGGCTGGTGGCCACCATCGGCATCGCGCTGAACACCATCCAGGCCAACCGGCGTACGGAAGAGCTGCTGGCCCAGTCGCAGCGGCTGGCGCACGAGTTGCAGGAGCAGTCGGCCGAGTTGCAGCGCACCAACAACGAGCTGGAGGAGAAGGCCAAGCTGCTCTCCGACCAGAACATCAACATCGAGACGAAGAACCGCGAGATCGAGCTGGCCCGGATCGGTCTGGAAGAGAAGGCCCGGCAGCTCTCCGCGGCCAGCGCCTACAAGACCGAGTTCCTCGCCAACATGAGCCACGAGCTGCGTACCCCGCTCAACTCGCTCTTGCTACTAGCCCGGCTGCTGGCCGACAACCCGGAGGAGAACCTGACCGCGAAGCAGATCGAGTTCGCCCGCACCATCCACAGTGCGGGCTCCGACCTGCTCTCGCTGATCGACGACATCCTCGACCTGTCGAAGATCGAGGTCGGCCGGATGGACGTCGCGCCGACCGAGTTGGCCTTCGACGAGATCCGCGGCTACGTCGAGCAGGCGTTCGCGCCCCAGGCCGAAGACAAGGGCCTGCGGTTCGAGGTGATGGTGGCGCCCGACCTGCCGGAGATGCTGATCACCGACGCCCAGCGGCTCCAGCAGATCCTGCGCAACCTGCTCTCCAACGCGGTCAAGTTCACCGACAGCGGCGAGGTGACGTTGCGCATCCAGACCGCGGAGCCGAGCCCCGACCTCGACTCGCCGGCGTTGCAGGCGGCACACCGGGTGTTCGCGTTCTCGGTCATCGACACCGGCATCGGGGTGCCCGACGACAAGCTCTCGCTGATCTTCGAGGCGTTCCAGCAGGCCGACGGCACGACCAGCCGCCGTTACGGCGGCACCGGGCTCGGCCTGTCGATCAGCCGCGACCTGGCCCGGCTGCTCGGCGGCACCATCACGGTGGTCTCCGAGCCCGAGGTCGGCTCGACGTTCACCCTGCTCGTGCCCGACGTGCTGGCACCTGACGCGGTCGTCGCGCCGATGCCCGCACCGGTCCCGCCGCGGGCCATCACCCAGCCGCTGCTGCGCCCGTCGACCGACCAGGTGCGGCAGCCGAGCGCGGCCAGCCGGGCCCTCGACGGCGCCACCGTGCTGATCATCGACGACGACGTGCGCAACGTGTTCGCCCTGACCAGCGCGCTGGAGCTGCACGGCATGTCGGTGCTCTACGCCGACAACGGCGGCGACGGCGTGCGGGCCCTGGCCGAGCACCCCGAGGTCGACATCGTGCTGATGGACGCGATGATGCCCGACCAGGACGGCTACGAGACGACCCGGGTGATCCGCCGCAACCACCACAACGTCGGCCTGCCGGTGGTCTTCCTCACCGCGAAGGCGATGCCGGGCGACCGGGAGTCGGCGATCGCCGCCGGAGCGACCGACTACATCACCAAACCGGTCGACCTCGATGAGCTGATCAACCTGATGGCGAGCTGGGTGCACGGCACCGCCGGCCAGCCGACCCAGGAAGGCGGAGCGGTTTGA
- a CDS encoding FAD-binding oxidoreductase: MTVAGDSDVGRRLAAICGPQFAREAGPADEVAGVPARWVAAPGTVEAAAAVLALAASHNLAVIPRGAATKLDWGSPPARLDLLIDTGRLAGIWHRDAGELTVEVGAGTPLRAVQATLGQRGHRLACDPRSAGATIGGILAADEAGPLRHRYGTPCEQVTGVSYIDAEGRLHHADGWSMRAADGPGLNQVLCGSQGALALLVSATLRTQAAPAARVWVTRSVWTPLEVHDLVRQALAASVAPSAIEVDLPAHRAILIPRQRSRQGPGTVALLLEGGRAEVLDRAEQLVTVLSGDARAVETPPRWWHRYPFEPGEVALRLQVPISDLHAAIYALRDAVGGPVPVRGAAGTGVVHAALPASLGVERVSAILTAVRGVLLFRGGTCVVTSAPPSVRRSIDLWGPVAALPTLREVKQRFDPHRRMAPGRYIGGL, from the coding sequence ATGACTGTGGCGGGCGACTCCGACGTCGGGCGGCGTCTGGCAGCGATCTGTGGCCCGCAGTTCGCGCGGGAGGCCGGCCCGGCCGACGAGGTCGCCGGCGTGCCCGCCCGCTGGGTGGCCGCACCCGGCACGGTCGAGGCCGCTGCGGCCGTCCTGGCCCTGGCCGCGAGCCACAACCTGGCCGTCATCCCGCGTGGCGCCGCGACCAAGCTCGACTGGGGCTCCCCACCGGCCCGGCTCGACCTGCTCATCGACACCGGCCGGCTGGCGGGCATCTGGCACCGCGACGCGGGCGAACTCACCGTCGAGGTCGGCGCCGGGACACCTTTGCGGGCGGTGCAGGCCACGCTGGGCCAGCGCGGCCACCGGCTGGCCTGCGACCCGCGCTCGGCCGGCGCCACGATCGGCGGCATCCTGGCGGCCGACGAGGCGGGCCCGCTGCGGCATCGCTACGGCACGCCGTGCGAGCAGGTGACCGGGGTGAGCTACATCGATGCCGAGGGCCGGCTGCACCACGCCGACGGCTGGTCGATGCGCGCCGCCGACGGGCCGGGCCTCAACCAGGTGCTGTGCGGTTCCCAGGGCGCGCTGGCACTGCTGGTCTCGGCGACGCTGCGCACCCAGGCCGCTCCCGCGGCCCGGGTCTGGGTGACCCGCTCGGTCTGGACCCCGCTCGAGGTGCACGACCTGGTCCGCCAGGCGCTGGCCGCCTCCGTCGCCCCCTCGGCGATCGAGGTCGACCTGCCCGCCCACCGGGCGATCCTGATCCCGCGCCAACGCAGCCGCCAGGGCCCGGGCACGGTGGCCCTGCTCCTGGAGGGCGGCCGAGCCGAGGTCCTCGACCGCGCCGAACAACTGGTCACCGTCCTGAGCGGCGACGCCCGAGCGGTCGAGACCCCACCCCGCTGGTGGCACCGCTACCCGTTCGAGCCGGGCGAGGTGGCGCTCCGGCTACAGGTGCCGATCAGCGACCTGCACGCGGCGATCTACGCGCTTCGCGACGCGGTCGGCGGCCCGGTCCCGGTCCGCGGCGCCGCCGGCACCGGCGTCGTCCACGCCGCTCTCCCGGCAAGCCTGGGCGTCGAGCGGGTGTCGGCGATCCTGACGGCGGTGCGCGGGGTGCTGCTCTTCCGCGGCGGCACGTGCGTGGTCACGTCGGCGCCGCCATCGGTACGGCGGTCGATCGACCTCTGGGGGCCGGTGGCCGCCCTACCCACGCTGCGGGAGGTGAAGCAACGCTTCGACCCACATCGGCGCATGGCGCCGGGCCGCTACATCGGCGGCCTCTAG
- a CDS encoding ATP-dependent Clp protease proteolytic subunit, which translates to MTTEGLTTMPLDDRPRRWNITPGSPQWSEQPPPVESGPPLSPWLEEKLFDRRIVILQGSVTGAAATRTVAALMTLDVQGGDPVELHLRSPDGDLDAVFAVIDAVDVMHAPVHALASAEIGGAAVGLYAVAPHRKAFPHSRFRLREPRAAGVAGTAEDVAHAAGQHLRALDDLIVRIAEATGQPRSRVEDDMSRGRQLTAEEAREYGLVHEIIAPGKKGDPA; encoded by the coding sequence GTGACGACGGAGGGACTGACGACGATGCCGCTCGACGACCGGCCACGCCGGTGGAACATCACGCCCGGGAGTCCGCAGTGGTCGGAGCAGCCGCCGCCGGTTGAGAGCGGCCCCCCGCTATCACCCTGGCTCGAGGAGAAGCTCTTCGACCGGCGCATCGTCATCCTGCAAGGCTCGGTGACCGGCGCGGCAGCCACCCGGACGGTGGCGGCCCTGATGACCCTCGACGTGCAGGGCGGCGACCCGGTCGAGCTCCACCTGCGCAGCCCCGACGGCGACCTCGACGCCGTCTTCGCCGTCATCGACGCCGTCGACGTCATGCACGCCCCGGTGCACGCCTTGGCCTCAGCCGAGATCGGCGGCGCCGCCGTCGGCCTGTATGCGGTCGCCCCACACCGCAAGGCCTTCCCGCACAGCCGCTTCCGGCTCCGCGAACCCCGAGCGGCCGGCGTCGCCGGCACCGCCGAAGACGTCGCACACGCCGCGGGCCAACACCTCCGCGCCCTCGACGACCTGATCGTGCGCATCGCCGAAGCCACCGGCCAACCCCGCAGCCGCGTCGAAGACGACATGTCCCGCGGCCGCCAACTCACCGCGGAAGAGGCCCGCGAATATGGCCTCGTCCACGAGATCATCGCCCCAGGCAAGAAGGGCGACCCAGCCTGA